One stretch of Armigeres subalbatus isolate Guangzhou_Male chromosome 2, GZ_Asu_2, whole genome shotgun sequence DNA includes these proteins:
- the LOC134213475 gene encoding fatty acid synthase-like isoform X1, which produces MASRKVQSVGTEDSVVITGVAGRFPRADNVREFAHSLYAKLDLVDDLETRWQHTMQDVPSRTGKINNLEKFDADFFGISRYERDTMDPQVRMTLEHVYEAVLDAGVNPLSIRGSRTGVFSGVCFSETEVCMYYRACPPRGLGLLGCSKSQIPNRVSYLLDLRGPSYVLDTACSSSMYALDVAYRSMMNGECDAAIVTGANLTLHPFITYQFAMLGVLAKNGVCRPFDKDATGYTRSEAVCAVFLQKAKEAKRIYSYIIHSKTNCDGFKSEGITYPSGYIQQQLLTEFYEEVGISPSKIDYVEAHSTGTIVGDPEECDAIDKAYCTDRTGPLLVGSVKSSIGHTEASAGVCSITKCIIAMENGMIPPNINFTECRPTIPSLVEGRLKVVSDAIPLPGPLVGINSFGFGGANAHALLCRNLKEKVNGGMPEDDLPRLVIWSGRTRESIDCMLQDIAQRPLDVEFTALLYNIQKQATTGHRYRGFGIFKKNGDGPAILQASFVDRVRLEKLPVVAIFGGLNRNWRQELDVLRRFSKVEATFVKCKEILRSVKFDVSKKSSGKESILYNMVGSTILQLSIVDLLCSIGVKFDFYGGHSIGQFTCAYIDRSLSLEQALRLAFWHGLVYSDGQAVCDRTAFVRMNSKLNQQRLDGFFKDRASTFGVLTASETVMVEQTRHLKSAGFAIEELSFLDLHSDSSKHALFGNKLRQVVNSVLIREAMPSDKWITSRLPQTSSIFHSPKLHDVTSVVNLIEKIPRHSYVVEFGCSQTIENVLRQLNHNSFCIPCNEPSDAISELLCQAGHLYISSQNLDIANLYPAVPFPVSRGTPMISPLIRWDHRENAYVVKYSWEESTKYNMIRFKISLDSQEFKHIVGHCIDGRILFPATGYLQLVWELLAYIRNRDLIDYPVEFEHVRFLRATSLMKGQNVELLVTIQEISGHFEIMEGDTLVVSGFARELIDSNYSAVEEVSSSAVVLSTRDFYKELRLRGYYYTGLFKSVLEARSDGTMAKIQWKGNWMAFLDCLLQSGIIAIDSRSLMVPTAIEKLCIAPKAHLALMEHEGEDCDFYTMKSCPKTNVLICGCIMMSNPRASSVGRRNPPGIPVLETYQFIPYHAEEQVSTLEAIRMCVQLALENAPTLMINVTEIHSENVPLVIHLFGEAIADLPLVKANLTVLAKTELELDNVTVKSEKLSNQTNQLFLITESNWCDQNFLRDAANSLVDCGFIIVREKLTFKLNELDLPEELNKVASFQVDREEIFICLQRKSKGFIDTPTALQVDSSDFSWLADLKQAVKYRPVVLFSQNDSVSGVIGLVNCIRKEPKMHSVRCVLIDDENAPEFTLDDPFYKNQLDLGLAMNILRKGVWGSYRHALLSKKPKTERVSKHCYANSLTKGDLSSMMWFTGAYNELDVVPNKVKVSYCALNFRDVMIATGRLATDVSSFNRLEEECELGYEYAGVTDDGRRVIGILTSGALSTMVDADPNLMWTIPDSWSLQDACTVPIVYNTVLMAFKECANVRKGRSILIHSGTGGVGLAAINVALTYGMEVFTTVGTDEKVNYLLDEYPALKRENIGNSRDLSFEQMIKLRTNGRGVDYVLNSLAEEKLLASVRCLARGGHFLEIGKYDMAKDSKISLELFKKGITFTSVMLDGAIRERSSGKMHLHKMLTEAIEAGIVKPLKTNVFDATELEKAMRFLASGRHMGKIVIKLRDNENDAESVPICYFPHVFCNPDHVFVIVGGLGGFGLELADWLVLRGCRKLVFSSSRGITKPYQDYRIRTWNSYGAHTHVCTADVTTLEGCRTLLKEASQFGSVAAIYNLAVQLRDAILENQSEEMFIKCLAPKAKATEYLDVISRQFCPDLKHFIVFSSVSCGRGNAGQSNYGMANSVMERIVERRVANGLPGKAIQWGAIGEVGLVADMAEDKIDLEIGGTLQQRISSCLQELDYLLTCEEPIVASMVVAEKRTGSGSKNVIEAVMNIMSIRDLKSISMESTLADIGMDSLMAVEIKQILERDFDMVLSPQDLRTLSFAKLMKIDEEKRRVAKEQKAAVESEGFTIGMQMLLRNLGNEEASEATLLRLPSAEEDGRPILFIPGIEGVAGNVWRSIAEQIKHPVYMLQLMKTLECDSVASIIECIVEELCETMLKGYNNFTIVAYSFGSLIAIEIARYLQTKGIRGDLLLLDGAPKYLKLWSLKQLNNNLADREVQNLILFVLVALIFPDQAPEKIMSILEISSFDDQIEKLIELGAEQSEYSPDYIRKMTRALCRRIKMAALLNLDEDQPLDLPITLVRPIDPPFSDIEDDYGLSSYTTGDITLRMVEGNHVSMLDNTALVEIINHFLC; this is translated from the exons ATGGCGTCGCGTAAAGTCCAGTCGGTTGGGACGGAGGACAGCGTCGTGATAACCGGAGTAGCTGGAAGGTTCCCGCGGGCGGATAACGTTCGTGAGTTCGCCCACAGTTTATACGCGAAGCTAGATCTTGTGGACGATCTGGAGACTCGCTGGCAGCACACAATGCAGGACGTTCCGTCTCGTACTGGGAAGATCAATAATTTGGAGaaatttgatgctgattttttcGGGATAAGTCGGTATGAGCGGGATACAATGGATCCACAGGTGCGTATGACATTGGAGCACGTATACGAAGCTGTGCTGGATGCTGGAGTGAACCCGTTGAGTATCCGGGGTTCGCGGACCGGAGTATTCAGCGGAGTATGTTTTTCGGAGACTGAAGTCTGCATGTACTATAGAGCATGTCCACCGAGAGGACTTGGGTTGTTGGG ATGTTCTAAATCGCAAATTCCGAATCGTGTATCTTATCTACTGGACTTGAGAGGGCCTAGTTATGTGCTGGATACGGCTTGTAGTAGCTCAATGTACGCCTTGGACGTGGCGTATCGAAGCATGATGAATGGCGAGTGCGATGCTGCAATAGTTACGGGAGCGAATCTCACGCTCCATCCTTTCATCACATATCAGTTTGCAATGCTGGGAGTGCTGGCGAAGAATGGAGTTTGTCGACCGTTTGACAAGGATGCCACGGGGTATACCCGTTCTGAAGCAGTGTGTGCTGTATTTTTGCAGAAAGCTAAAGAAGCGAAACGTATTTATAGTTACATCATCCATTCCAAAACGAACTGTGACGGGTTCAAATCAGAAGGAATTACTTATCCTTCAGGATATATTCAGCAACAGTTACTAACCGAATTTTACGAAGAAGTGGGAATAAGTCCATCGAAAATTGATTACGTTGAAGCGCACAGCACCGGTACAATTGTGGGAGATCCGGAAGAATGCGACGCAATAGATAAAGCATATTGTACTGACCGGACTGGCCCCTTATTGGTTGGCTCTGTAAAATCCAGCATAGGACATACGGAAGCCTCAGCAGGAGTATGCTCGATAACAAAGTGCATCATTGCAATGGAAAATGGTATGATCCCCCCAAACATTAACTTCACAGAGTGCCGACCAACTATTCCATCTTTGGTTGAGGGAAGATTAAAAGTTGTGTCGGACGCCATACCTCTTCCTGGACCGTTGGTTGGCATCAATTCTTTCGGATTTGGTGGCGCTAATGCTCATGCTCTGCTTTGTCGTAATCTGAAAGAAAAAGTTAACGGTGGTATGCCAGAAGATGATCTTCCTAGGTTGGTCATTTGGTCCGGAAGAACTCGTGAATCAATTGATTGTATGTTACAAGACATTGCTCAACGACCGCTGGATGTTGAATTTACTGCTTTGTTGTACAATATCCAAAAACAAGCTACCACTGGCCATCGTTATCGAGGTTTTGGGATCTTCAAGAAAAATGGAGATGGACCAGCTATATTGCAAGCATCATTTGTTGATCGTGTTCGTCTCGAGAAACTCCCGGTGGTTGCCATTTTCGGAGGATTAAACAGAAACTGGAGACAGGAATTAGATGTGCTACGTCGGTTCTCCAAAGTGGAAGCTACATTTGTAAAATGCAAAGAGATCCTACGATCAGTGAAATTTGATGTTTCCAAAAAATCATCAGGAAAAGAAAGCATATTGTACAATATGGTAGGTTCAACTATACTTCAATTGTCCATCGTGGATTTGCTTTGCTCAATTGGCGTAAAGTTCGACTTTTATGGAGGACATTCTATCGGACAGTTCACTTGTGCCTACATCGATCGCAGCTTGAGCCTCGAACAAGCGCTTCGGTTGGCATTTTGGCATGGATTAGTATATTCGGATGGCCAAGCAGTGTGTGATCGTACTGCGTTTGTTCGAATGAACTCCAAACTAAACCAACAAAGGTTAGATGGTTTCTTCAAAGATCGTGCGTCTACTTTTGGTGTGCTAACCGCATCCGAAACAGTCATGGTAGAACAAACACGTCATTTGAAATCAGCTGGCTTTGCTATTGAAGAGCTTTCGTTCTTGGATTTGCATTCCGATTCATCAAAACACGCACTTTTTGGAAACAAATTACGTCAGGTTGTCAATTCGGTATTGATCAGAGAAGCTATGCCAAGCGATAAGTGGATTACTTCAAGACTACCCCAGACTTCTTCCATTTTTCATTCACCGAAGCTCCACGACGTGACATCTGTTGTGAATTTAATTGAGAAAATACCTCGCCATTCATATGTAGTTGAATTCGGCTGCTcacaaactattgaaaatgtgcTTCGACAGCTGAACCACAATTCATTTTGCATACCGTGCAATGAACCCTCCGATGCTATCAGCGAATTATTGTGTCAAGCAGGACA TTTGTACATATCATCGCAAAATTTGGACATTGCCAATCTGTATCCGGCGGTTCCGTTCCCGGTGTCCCGAGGAACTCCGATGATTTCCCCGTTAATTCGCTGGGATCACCGGGAGAATGCATACGTGGTAAAATACTCATGGGAAGAGAGTACAAAATATAACATGATTCGGTTCAAGATTTCTCTGGATAGCCAAGAATTCAAGCATATTGTTGGTCATTGCATCGATGGGCGCATTTTGTTCCCAGCTACTGGGTATTTGCAGCTGGTTTGGGAGTTACTGGCCTATATCAGAAATAGAGATCTCATTGACTATCCCGTTGAGTTTGAACACGTTAGGTTCCTAAGAGCTACCAGTTTGatgaaaggacaaaatgttgaattgCTCGTTACCATACAGGAAATTTCTGGACATTTCGAG ATAATGGAAGGAGATACATTGGTTGTATCTGGATTCGCAAGAGAGTTAATAGATTCGAATTACTCTGCTGTTGAAGAAGTTTCGTCTTCCGCTGTAGTGCTGTCAACAAGGGATTTCTACAAAGAACTTCGACTCCGAGGATATTACTATACGGGTTTGTTTAAATCGGTCCTAGAAGCCAGATCTGACGGAACAATGGCAAAAATTCAATGGAAAGGAAACTGGATGGCGTTCCTGGATTGTCTACTCCAATCCGGAATCATTGCCATCGATTCGAGATCTTTGATGGTTCCTACGGCCATAGAAAAATTGTGCATCGCTCCCAAGGCACATTTGGCATTGATGGAACATGAAGGGGAGGATTGTGATTTCTACACGATGAAGAGTTGCCCTAAGACGAATGTTTTGATTTGCGGCTGTATCATGATGTCTAATCCTCGGGCCAGCAGTGTTGGTCGTaggaatcctcctggaattccagtGCTGGAAACGTATCAGTTCATACCGTATCATGCTGAAGAACAAGTGTCCACATTAGAAGCTATCAGAATGTGTGTCCAACTGGCATTGGAGAATGCTCCAACTCTGATGATAAATGTGACTGAAATCCATAGTGAGAATGTTCCGCTCGTGATACATTTGTTCGGGGAAGCCATAGCCGATCTCCCGTTAGTGAAAGCAAACCTTACAGTCCTTGCTAAAACTGAATTGGAGTTGGACAACGTCACCGTGAAATCAGAAAAGTTATCTAATCAAACGAACCAATTGTTCTTGATTACTGAGAGCAATTGGTGTGATCAAAACTTTCTACGGGACGCTGCCAATAGTCTGGTGGATTGTGGTTTTATCATTGTTCGCGAAAAGCTCACCTTCAAGTTAAACGAACTTGACCTGCCAGAGGAACTCAacaaggttgcctcattccaagtcgACCGAGAGGAGATCTTCATTTGTTTGCAGCGTAAGAGTAAGGGTTTCATCGACACTCCTACTGCGCTACAAGTAGATTCTTCCGATTTCAGTTGGCTGGCCGACCTGAAGCAGGCTGTCAAATACCGACCTGTTGTACTGTTCTCTCAAAACGACTCAGTCTCAGGAGTAATTGGATTGGTAAACTGCATACGCAAAGAGCCCAAGATGCATTCAGTGCGGTGCGTGCTTATAGATGATGAAAATGCACCAGAATTCACTTTGGATGATCCATTTTATAAGAACCAGCTAGATTTGGGCCTTGCAATGAATATTTTGCGTAAAGGTGTCTGGGGCAGCTATCGACATGCATTGCTCTCCAAGAAGCCGAAGACAGAACGTGTGTCCAAGCATTGTTACGCAAACAGTCTGACAAAGGGTGATCTATCGTCCATGATGTGGTTTACGGGGGCATATAATGAGCTGGACGTTGTACCGAATAAGGTTAAAGTATCGTACTGCGCCTTAAACTTCCGCGACGTGATGATTGCTACAGGCAGATTAGCAACAGATGTAAGCTCTTTTAACCGATTGGAAGAAGAGTGTGAACTTGGATATGAATACGCCGGAGTTACCGATGATGGAAGACGAGTAATTGGTATTTTAACATCGGGTGCTTTATCTACTATGGTTGACGCCGATCCGAATCTCATGTGGACCATCCCGGACAGCTGGAGTCTTCAGGATGCTTGTACTGTGCCAATTGTGTACAATACGGTCCTAATGGCTTTTAAAGAATGTGCCAATGTGCGGAAAGGACGGTCGATTTTGATTCATTCTGGAACTGGAGGTGTCGGGCTGGCGGCAATCAACGTGGCACTAACGTATGGAATGGAGGTTTTCACAACTGTAGGAACGGATGAGAAGGTTAATTATCTGTTGGATGAGTATCCTGCTTTAAAGCGAGAGAACATCGGAAATTCGAGAGATTTGTCCTTCGAGCAGATGATCAAACTGAGGACTAACGGAAGAGGAGTGGACTACGTGTTGAATTCATTGGCCGAAGAGAAGCTTCTAGCTTCAGTGAGATGTCTGGCGAGAGGTGGCCATTTTCTAGAGATTGGCAAGTATGATATGGCCAAGGATTCTAAAATCTCGTTGGAGCTTTTCAagaaagggatcacattcacaaGCGTTATGTTGGATGGAGCAATCAGGGAGCGCTCTTCAGGTAAGATG CACTTACATAAAATGCTGACGGAAGCAATCGAAGCTGGAATTGTGAAACCGCTGAAAACGAATGTCTTCGATGCCACTGAGCTGGAGAAGGCGATGAGATTCCTGGCTAGTGGAAGGCATATGGGCAAAATAGTGATCAAACTGCGTGATAATGAGAATGACGCTGAGTCAGTGCCAATCTGTTATTTCCCTCATGTGTTTTGTAATCCAGATCATGTTTTTGTTATCGTTGGTGGTTTGGGAGGATTTGGCTTGGAACTGGCTGATTGGCTTGTTCTGCGAGGTTGCAGAAAGTTGGTTTTCAGCTCCAGTCGAGGAATTACGAAACCATACCAGGATTACAGGATTAG AACCTGGAATAGCTATGGTGCTCATACGCATGTCTGTACTGCAGATGTTACAACACTGGAAGGATGTCGCACCCTATTGAAAGAGGCATCTCAATTCGGTTCAGTAGCAGCAATTTACAACTTGGCGGTTCAGCTTAGGGATGCCATATTGGAGAATCAGTCCGAGGAGATGTTTATCAAATGCTTGGCACCAAAGGCAAAGGCTACAGAATACCTTGATGTCATCAGTCGTCAATTTTGTCCtgatttgaaacatttcattGTGTTCTCCAGCGTTTCTTGCGGTCGTGGAAATGCAGGTCAAAGCAACTATGGTATGGCAAACTCTGTGATGGAGCGGATTGTAGAACGTAGAGTTGCAAATGGCCTTCCTGGTAAGGCCATTCAATGGGGCGCCATAGGGGAGGTTGGGCTGGTAGCCGACATGGCAGAAGATAAGATAGATTTGGAAATTGGAGGCACATTACAACAACGCATTTCATCGTGCCTTCAGGAGTTGGACTATTTGTTGACATGCGAAGAACCTATTGTTGCCAGCATGGTGGTTGCAGAAAAAAGAACAGGAAGTGGATCAAAAAACGTAATCGAAGCAGTAATGAATATAATGAGCATCAGAGATTTGAAGTCTATTTCAATGGAAAGTACTTTAGCGGATATTGGAATGGATTCGTTGATGGCAGTAGAAATCAAACAGATCTTGGAGAGAGACTTTGACATGGTTCTGTCTCCTCAAGATCTGAGAACGCTATCATTTGCGAAGTTGATGAAAATTGACGAGGAGAAACGAAGAGTTGCAAAGGAACAAAAAGCGGCAGTGGAAAGTGAAGGATTTACAATCGGAATGCAGATGTTGCTAAGAAACCTTGGCAATGAGGAAGCCAGTGAAGCAACACTCCTACGGTTGCCATCTGCTGAAGAGGATGGTCGTCCTATTTTGTTCATTCCTGGCATAGAAGGTGTGGCAGGAAATGTGTGGAGGTCGATAGCTGAACAAATAAAACATCCTGTTTACATGCTCCAGTTAATGAAAACTCTGGAATGTGATAGCGTGGCAAGCATTATTGAATGCATTGTGGAAGAGCTCTGTGAAACAATGCTTAAAGGCTATAATAATTTCACAATAGTAGCGTATTCATTCGGCTCATTGATTGCGATCGAAATAGCCAGATATCTTCAAACAAAAGGCATCCGTGGTGACCTTCTTCTACTCGATGGTGCACCGAAGTATCTGAAGTTGTGGTCTCTCAAGCAACTGAACAATAATCTCGCGGATAGGGAAGTCCAGAATCTTATTTTGTTTGTTCTTGTAGCTTTGATTTTTCCAGATCAAGCTCCCGAGAAAATTATGTCTATTCTAGAAATTTCATCGTTCGACGATCAAATTGAAAAGCTCATCGAGCTGGGAGCTGAACAGAGTGAATACTCACCGGACTACATAAGAAAAATGACGAGAGCTCTTTGTCGGAGAATCAAGATGGCAGCGCTGTTGAACCTCGATGAAGATCAACCATTGGATCTTCCGATTACGCTGGTCCGACCAATCGATCCCCCTTTCTCGGATATTGAAGACGACTATGGGCTGTCCAGCTATACGACGGGTGACATTACGCTCCGAATGGTGGAAGGCAATCACGTATCGATGTTGGATAATACTGCTCTTGTGGAGATAATCAACCATTTTCTATGCTAG